A single Thermoanaerobaculia bacterium DNA region contains:
- a CDS encoding PKD domain-containing protein has protein sequence MTDLTMARRSPAIYGITKYGTIGAYLGSNPGSPSPTIAQMSFRTGGPVGGGTLIDCFPGPVGMGETDTGNGSGRMAVVWNGSGCGAPEQLMAINAPGGSETYGQHIDVHNGGTVSSAAVTAALTSTGNYAAYYADATATYVVNVTTPAFSANVTPLAATQTLTSWKSAQRFAVLGGSGPTDSDRFLAAAFFTKGGGTVQVASIGSDGRLTPLSTSAPLSSSGISGTSQQMAAYPSGTGYLIFVVLSGGIDVFYFDGTTLAARGTIPNAGADGYARIQVPVGAPAPMVVAQKASALTLDVITGGFLNGLQASGTPSVDTTIPALVNDNGGGFGAFVPGDSPQTLYTYRISGDTTGLKWVTHTFDISCVETPTSPNPVAAFTLTNKSAQGRVDQTAYVGDTFSFTDKSTAGTGGPITNWYVWANYNGSTSNTSNADVSAISAPSLPNLLFPCQTLSSNACGYTSIGGTSIVQTFGELVAAGSLSSTVATSSVTVKVPATHVAAQGSDGSVKILTGGSIDASASNGSPTGFAWSFKDAASAALSTSCTGATCVPPANAASFTVAAKYAGGYQAAAVGGTILFTDIAGSISVPATLYSTQTTTTATFALQKGSTVSITGVSYRYDAGTLTAISPVPGLTSSATITVPALTTGQNHTITFVVTYTGGSKGSSVSFQDTFLYSAVQYTPKAWMSKQQSSSSTDTCSTNVFGGNITTCSGAPGTYNLSDQGDAGKPGVPATWDFGDGSPVDTSHLTTDFVSHSYAAGSYTLKLTVEGITVSQKFSTIASALSASISGPTSRTAGQSGTWSALAAGGQSPYTYSWSSSDGGSGSGGSFTHAFASTGSISLTVHDSAGATKTASLSVTVGGTGGGTYQIAIAGPTSVSLGSGGTWTASVNGISSANAVFAWSINSNPPGAFHDSKSGATLGYNGFPSTGTYTLLVTGTAIVNGAPIQLKASPVLTVTVAGDQHVPDATFDVLGAQFNQFGNAWGAKAGDLITLTARDTQDSPVYAWNFGDGTLLAGADKKVVTHQFLSGGQMSVSLRVTNSYGHSASNTQRFAITGGPTFSALTVPGAGHYEIPGAGAYSTALSLFNSAAVPVTIALDFETADAGSLDPTKLHFPTAGQPGFVTLQPNQGFSSSDVTFGLLGKDGTPGTLFIKYTGPAPSAVARISFSDAGGPSYGTYLPVYQISASGASTLGVASNSASTNVQNVVGLRFDDDYLGGLIVVSASPTGGAYDVKLFRDTGEQIGTTLQETIPGYQQVKLRGSDFGVTAPDPDHIYYATVSPSAGSTAPAIAIGSVTDNRTKDSLLLTDDTPPAGVAAGQNATYFMGGTGRFGSSRTDVYVLNTSAYPVVLNFTYHYLGSDGQHHDVTSTVDEAVRTVGPNQALPFSDAISMLFPDLAGDSIGELEIDYSVRADLGRLVIEGRNYADLGQGTYGMQLPAFAISDGLLPGSSERTVLTGLHNDLSEGSTTDYDFISRFGFMALGDEPVTVHAVAYDEADGTMFWSGDFTLNGDAYGHFLYIPTTGSNAPAAFAGHSAFNMVITATGGDGTTPAAAFGTIQDTRSRDVVFIPGKGF, from the coding sequence GGCCTATCTGGGGTCGAATCCCGGGTCCCCGTCGCCCACGATCGCGCAGATGAGCTTCCGCACGGGCGGCCCCGTCGGGGGCGGAACGCTGATCGACTGCTTTCCCGGGCCCGTCGGAATGGGCGAGACCGATACCGGAAACGGCTCGGGTCGGATGGCGGTCGTGTGGAACGGCTCGGGCTGCGGCGCGCCCGAGCAGCTGATGGCCATCAACGCTCCCGGCGGCAGCGAAACCTACGGGCAGCACATCGACGTCCACAACGGAGGGACGGTCTCGTCCGCGGCGGTGACCGCCGCGCTCACGTCGACGGGGAACTACGCGGCGTATTACGCCGATGCGACGGCCACGTACGTCGTCAACGTCACGACCCCCGCGTTCAGCGCGAACGTGACGCCGCTGGCGGCGACGCAGACGCTCACCTCATGGAAGAGCGCGCAGCGGTTCGCGGTCCTCGGAGGCTCCGGGCCGACGGACTCCGACCGGTTCCTGGCCGCCGCGTTCTTCACGAAGGGCGGGGGCACCGTCCAGGTCGCCTCGATCGGAAGCGACGGCCGCCTGACCCCGCTTTCCACGTCGGCGCCGCTCTCGTCCTCGGGCATTTCCGGCACGTCGCAGCAGATGGCGGCGTATCCGAGCGGCACCGGTTATCTGATCTTCGTCGTGCTGTCGGGCGGCATCGACGTCTTCTATTTCGACGGCACGACGCTCGCGGCGCGAGGAACGATTCCCAACGCGGGAGCGGACGGCTACGCCCGCATCCAGGTGCCGGTCGGCGCGCCGGCTCCGATGGTCGTCGCCCAGAAGGCGTCCGCGTTGACTCTCGACGTCATCACCGGGGGATTCCTGAACGGACTGCAGGCCTCGGGAACGCCGTCGGTGGACACGACGATTCCCGCGCTCGTCAACGACAACGGCGGCGGCTTCGGAGCGTTCGTTCCGGGGGACTCCCCCCAGACGCTCTACACGTATCGCATCTCCGGCGACACGACCGGCCTGAAGTGGGTCACGCACACCTTCGACATCTCCTGCGTCGAGACGCCGACTTCCCCGAATCCGGTGGCGGCCTTCACGCTGACCAACAAGAGCGCGCAGGGACGGGTCGACCAGACCGCATACGTCGGCGACACGTTTTCCTTCACCGACAAGTCGACCGCCGGCACGGGCGGACCGATCACGAACTGGTACGTCTGGGCGAACTACAACGGCTCGACGTCGAACACGTCGAATGCCGACGTTTCGGCGATTTCGGCGCCTTCGCTGCCGAACCTGCTCTTTCCCTGCCAGACTCTCTCGAGCAATGCGTGTGGATACACCAGCATCGGCGGAACGTCGATCGTTCAGACGTTCGGCGAGCTCGTCGCCGCCGGCAGCCTGAGCTCCACCGTCGCCACGAGCTCCGTCACGGTCAAGGTTCCGGCGACGCACGTCGCGGCCCAGGGATCCGACGGGAGCGTCAAGATCCTCACGGGGGGATCGATCGACGCGAGCGCCTCCAACGGCAGCCCGACCGGTTTCGCGTGGTCGTTCAAGGACGCCGCCAGCGCGGCGCTCTCGACGAGCTGCACGGGGGCGACCTGCGTGCCGCCGGCCAATGCGGCCAGTTTCACCGTGGCGGCGAAGTACGCGGGAGGCTACCAGGCGGCGGCCGTCGGGGGGACGATCCTGTTCACCGACATCGCCGGCTCGATCAGCGTTCCGGCGACGCTCTACTCGACCCAGACCACCACGACCGCGACGTTCGCCCTTCAGAAGGGGAGCACCGTCTCGATCACCGGCGTGTCGTACCGGTACGACGCCGGAACGCTGACCGCGATCTCCCCCGTGCCGGGGCTCACCTCTTCGGCGACGATCACGGTTCCCGCGCTCACGACCGGCCAGAACCACACGATCACGTTCGTCGTGACCTACACCGGCGGCTCCAAGGGCTCGTCGGTGTCGTTCCAGGACACGTTCCTCTACAGCGCCGTCCAGTACACGCCCAAGGCCTGGATGAGCAAGCAGCAATCGTCGAGCTCGACCGACACGTGCTCGACGAACGTGTTCGGCGGGAACATCACGACGTGTTCCGGCGCGCCGGGAACGTACAATCTCAGCGACCAGGGGGACGCCGGCAAGCCGGGGGTTCCCGCGACCTGGGACTTCGGGGACGGCTCGCCCGTCGACACCAGCCACCTGACGACGGATTTCGTGTCGCACAGCTACGCGGCCGGAAGCTATACGCTCAAGCTGACCGTCGAGGGAATCACCGTCTCGCAGAAGTTCAGCACGATTGCGTCGGCCCTTTCGGCGAGCATCAGCGGACCGACCTCCCGCACCGCGGGCCAGTCGGGAACCTGGTCGGCCCTGGCTGCGGGAGGCCAGTCGCCCTACACCTACAGCTGGTCGTCGAGCGACGGGGGTTCGGGCTCCGGCGGGAGCTTCACTCACGCATTCGCCAGCACCGGCTCGATTTCGCTGACCGTCCACGATTCCGCGGGTGCGACGAAGACCGCGAGCCTGTCGGTCACGGTCGGTGGCACCGGAGGCGGGACCTACCAGATCGCGATCGCCGGTCCCACGAGCGTTTCGCTCGGCTCCGGGGGCACGTGGACCGCGAGCGTGAATGGAATCAGCTCGGCGAACGCCGTCTTCGCCTGGTCGATCAACTCGAATCCGCCGGGGGCGTTCCACGACTCGAAGAGCGGGGCCACTCTGGGCTACAACGGATTCCCGAGCACCGGCACCTACACCCTGCTGGTGACCGGAACGGCGATCGTCAACGGCGCGCCGATCCAGCTCAAGGCGAGCCCTGTCCTCACCGTGACCGTGGCTGGCGATCAGCACGTTCCCGATGCGACGTTCGACGTCCTCGGCGCGCAATTCAACCAGTTCGGCAACGCCTGGGGCGCGAAGGCCGGCGACCTGATCACGCTCACGGCCCGGGACACGCAGGACAGCCCGGTTTATGCGTGGAATTTCGGCGATGGAACCCTCCTCGCGGGCGCCGACAAGAAAGTGGTGACCCATCAGTTCCTGAGCGGCGGCCAGATGAGCGTGTCGCTCCGGGTGACCAACAGTTACGGGCACAGCGCCTCGAATACGCAGCGGTTCGCGATCACCGGCGGGCCGACCTTCTCGGCGCTGACCGTCCCGGGGGCCGGGCACTACGAGATCCCCGGAGCGGGGGCGTACAGCACGGCCCTGTCCCTGTTCAACAGCGCCGCCGTCCCGGTGACGATCGCCCTCGACTTCGAGACCGCGGACGCCGGGAGCCTCGACCCCACGAAGCTGCATTTCCCGACGGCGGGACAGCCCGGCTTCGTCACGCTCCAGCCGAACCAGGGCTTCTCGAGCAGTGACGTGACCTTCGGGCTGCTCGGCAAGGACGGTACTCCCGGGACTCTGTTCATCAAGTACACCGGGCCTGCCCCGTCGGCGGTCGCCCGGATCTCCTTCTCCGACGCCGGCGGACCGAGCTACGGCACGTATCTCCCCGTCTACCAGATCTCGGCGAGCGGCGCATCGACGCTCGGGGTCGCGTCGAACTCGGCCTCCACGAACGTCCAGAACGTCGTCGGGTTGAGGTTCGACGACGACTATCTCGGAGGGCTGATCGTCGTCTCGGCGTCGCCGACCGGCGGGGCCTACGACGTGAAACTCTTCCGGGACACGGGAGAGCAGATCGGAACCACGCTTCAGGAGACGATCCCCGGCTATCAGCAGGTCAAGTTGAGAGGCTCCGATTTCGGCGTGACGGCGCCCGACCCCGACCACATCTATTACGCCACCGTCTCGCCTTCGGCGGGATCGACGGCGCCGGCGATCGCCATCGGCAGCGTGACCGACAACCGCACCAAGGACTCCCTGCTCCTGACGGACGACACGCCGCCGGCCGGCGTGGCCGCGGGACAGAACGCGACGTACTTCATGGGAGGAACCGGCCGGTTCGGAAGCAGCAGGACGGACGTCTACGTCCTGAATACCTCCGCCTACCCGGTCGTCCTGAATTTCACCTACCACTACCTCGGCTCGGACGGCCAGCACCACGACGTCACCTCCACGGTCGACGAAGCCGTTCGGACGGTCGGGCCGAATCAGGCGCTTCCTTTCTCGGATGCGATCAGCATGCTGTTCCCCGATCTCGCCGGGGACTCGATCGGCGAGCTCGAGATCGACTACAGCGTCCGGGCGGACCTCGGGCGCCTCGTCATCGAAGGGCGCAACTACGCCGACCTCGGGCAGGGGACGTACGGAATGCAGCTCCCGGCGTTCGCGATTTCCGACGGGCTCCTGCCGGGTTCCTCCGAGCGTACCGTCCTGACCGGGCTCCACAACGACCTGAGCGAGGGGTCGACGACGGACTACGACTTCATCTCCCGTTTCGGGTTCATGGCCCTCGGCGACGAGCCCGTCACGGTCCATGCGGTCGCCTACGACGAGGCCGATGGAACGATGTTCTGGAGCGGCGACTTCACGTTGAACGGCGACGCGTACGGCCATTTCCTCTACATTCCGACGACCGGGTCGAACGCGCCCGCGGCGTTCGCCGGACATTCCGCGTTCAACATGGTGATCACGGCGACGGGGGGCGACGGGACGACGCCGGCGGCGGCGTTCGGCACCATCCAGGACACCCGGAGCCGCGACGTCGTGTTCATCCCGGGCAAGGGCTTCTAG